TGGTCGGCGTAGTCGCTCGGCTCGGTCGCATCCAGCAGTTCCCGCTGCGAGCGCACCGACACGTACTCCCCTGCGCCCATGGACAGAGCACCGGCGAGAAGGCCGGCGACGCCGCTGAACAACACGAACTGCGCCCCCACGCCGGTGGCGCCGATACCCATCACCAGAGCGAGGTTGGAGACGAGGCCGTCGTTGGCGCCGAAGACGGCCGCGCGGAACGTGCCCGACAGCCGCCGCCGTCCTCGCGCCGCCAGGCCGCGCACGACCTCGCGGTGGATCTTCTCGTCGGCGACCATGCGTGCGGTGGCGAACGGTTCACTGTCGTACGGCGAGCGTCCTTCCGCGTTCTGCGCCAGAGCGAGCACGAAGATCGAGCCGAACCTCCGGGCCATCCAACCCAGAAACACCGAGCCGATGCCCGGAGACGGCAACCGCGACGGTTCGCCGCCCAGCAGCTCGAGCCAGTGCGCCTCGTGGCGCCCCTCGGCTTCGGCAAGGGCCAGCAGGATCTCGCGCTCCTCGCCCTCCCGACGCTGGGCGAGGTCGCGGTAGACCTGGGCCTCCGCGCGCTCGTCGGCGAGATAGCGCGCCCAGCGGCGGCGGTCACGGGAGGTGGGCTCCGAACGCGTGGTCACGGGATCCCACGCTAGCCGCGGCGGCGGCGGCGCAGAGCGCGGCCGCCGCGATTGCCAGCTTTTCGGACGTCCGAACCGCGCGTGAGATGCGCGATGAGCCCGCGCTCACCACGGCGCATGATCAGTGTGTGCGCCGCCGCGAAGACCGGTCGCAGCACGGGAGCGGTCAGACGCATCCAACGACGCGTCGCGGACACCTCCCAGACCCAGGTCAGACGCGCGCCGGTCGCGGGAGCCGACGCAGGGGCGAGGTGAACACTGCCCTTCCCGACCAGGTCTCCCTCGCTCACCGCCGCCAGCCGCCGCGCCGGCACGAGATCGGTGACGGTGAGCACGACGCGCAGGCGGTAGCCCCAGGGACTGCGAACGCGCAGATGCACGATGTCCCCCGGCGCGAGGGCGGTCCTCCGCGGCTCGAGGCGCACCGCCGGCCACCACGGCACCTCGCCCGCCATCAGGGCGGCCTCGCACCGCGCCCAGCACTCCTCCACCGAGACCGGCAGGAGCCAGTGCGACGTGAAGGAGTATTCCTGCGGCATGCGCGCGAGTGTACGCGCCGGCGGCGGGAGCTCAGGAGCGCACGCGCGAGCGCAGCACCTCGATCCGCGCCTGCAGCTGAGCGACCGTCGCTCGCGCGACCTCCGGGCCGCCGCAGATGCGGCGCAGCTCGGCATGCACGGCTCCGTGCGGCTCTCCGCTCTGGCGGGCATAGAGTCCGACGAGGCTGTTGAGCAGCTGACGCTGTTCGCGCAGGGTGCGGTGCAGCGCCGGCGGGAGCGCGCCGTCGGCGTCCACCGCCTCCGTGGCGACCGTTCCTTCTTTCGCTTCTCGGGCACGACGGTGCCGGCTCTGACGCGACTGGCGCTGCATGAGAAGTTCGTGCACATGCTCGGGTTCGAGCAGCCCCGGCAACCCCAGGAACTCCTCCTCCTCCGGGGTGCCCGGCACCGCCAGCTGGCCGAACTCCTTGCCGTCGTAGAGCACACGGTCGAAGTGGGCGACCGAGCCGAGCGCCTGGTAGGAGAACTCCTGTTCCAGCTCGTCCGAGGCTTTGTCTTCGCGCTCCGCCTCGGCGAGCAGAGTGTCTTCGAGCCCGTCGTCGTCGCCGCCCTCGCGGTCGAGAGCGTGGTCGCGCTCGCGCTCCATCTCCCCGGCGAGCGTGAGCAGCACCGGCACGTTGGGAAGGAAGACGGATGCCGACTCGCCCCGGCGCCTGGCCCGCACGAAGCGGCCGATCGCCTGCGCGAAGAACAGCGGCGTCGACGCGCTCGTGGCATAGACACCGACCGCGAGGCGAGGAACGTCGACGCCTTCTGACACCATGCGCACGGCCACCATCCAGCGGGTCGTCGCCGTGCCGAACGTCTCGATGCGGCCCGAGGCGGCCTTGTCGTCGGAGAGCACGACGGTCGGCGCCTCGCCGGTGATCTCGCGCAGGATCGCGGCGTACGCGCGCGCCGCCGTCTGATCCGTGGCGATCACCAGTCCCCCGGCATCCGGGACGTCCTGGCGCACCTCGCTCAGCCGGCGGTCGGCGCTGCGCAGCACCGCGGGGATCCAGTCGCCCTCCGGATCGAGGGCGGTGCGCCAGGCCTGGGCGGTCACGTCCTTGGTGTTGTCCTGACCGAGGTGGGCTTCCAGCTCGTCGCCGGCCTTCGTGCGCCAGCGCATCTTGCCGGCGTAGACGAGGAACAGCACGGGACGCACGACGCCGTCCGCGAGCGCGCGCCCGTAGCCGTAGTTGTAGTCGGTGCGCGAGAGGCGGATGCCCTTCTCGTTCGGGTGGTACTCGACGAACGGGATCGGTGCCGTGTCGCTGCGAAACGGTGTGCCCGACAGCAGGAGGCGGCGCGTCGCGCGACCATATGCCTCGCGCAGCGCATCGCCCCAGCTGAGCGCGTCACCGCCGTGGTGCACCTCGTCGAGGATCACGAGCGTGCGCGCGTCCATCGTCAGACGTTGATGCACCGACGCCTTCACGGCGACCTGAGCGTAGGTGACGGCGACGCCGTGGAAATGACGAGCGGGCGCGCTCTGACGGTTGGTGAACCGCGGGTCGAGTCGGATGCCGACACGAGCTGCCGCATCTGCCCATTGGGTCTTCAGGTGCTCGGTGGGCGCGACCACGACGAGGCGGTCCACGATGCCGCGACGCAGCAGTTCACTCGCCAGACGCAGGGCGAAGGTCGTCTTGCCGGCGCCCGGGGTCGCGGCGGCGAGGAAGTCGCGCGGTCCGGAACCCACGCCGTCCGGTCCGTCGGCGGAGAAGTACGCCTCGAGCGCTTCGGCCTGCCACGCGCGGAGATTCTGCGCCGTTCCCCAGGGGGCGCGCTGCGGGAAGGCGGGCGAAAGGTGTTCGGCGGCGAAGCTGCCGAAGTGCTCCTGTCCTCGCTCGTCCGTCCCGTCCACGACTGACCACCCTAAACGACGCCTCCCCCACGGCGGCTCTCTGCGGGAAGGCCTCTGGCCGGTAGCCTCGAAGAAGACCACGAGTCAGGAGAGTCATGCGCAGGAACGAAGCCACCCCCGACGAGCACCGTTCGCCGTACATCCCCAACGAGAGCACGCACCCCTGGCGTCGCATGGTCTCGATCGGCGACTCCTTCACCGAAGGCATCGGCGACCCCATTCCCGGCACGGCCGACGACCATCGGGGGTGGGCCGACCGCGTCGCCGAGGTGCTCGCCGCCCAGGTGGACGATTTCGCCTACGCCAACCTCGCCGTCCGGGGCAAGCTGATCGCGCAGATCATGGCCGATCAGGTCGAGCCCGCGCTCGCACTCAACCCCGACCTCATCACGTTCTCCGCCGGCGGAAACGACGTCCTGCGTCCCAATGGAGACCCGGACGCCGTGGCGCAGCAGTTCGAGGATGCCGTCGCCCGGCTGAGTTCGCAGGGCGCGACGCTTCTCGTCTTCACCGGTGTGGACACCGAGTTCACGCCGGTGTTCCGCGGCATCCGCGGGCGCGTCGCCATCTACAACGAGAACATCCGGGCGATCGCCGACCGCTACGACTGCATCGTGGCCGACCAGTGGGCGCTGAAGGAGGTTCAAGACATGCGGTTCTTCGACGACGACCGCCTGCACTACAACGCTCTCGGACACCACGAGATCGCCCGCATGGTGTTGCGCGCGCTCAACGTGCCGAACGATCTGCAGCCGATGCAGCCCGATCCCCTGCCGCAGCTCACCTGGCGCGAGGCGCGCACCAACGACCTCGTCTGGGCGCGCACGCACTTCGTTCCCTGGGTGCTGCGTCGCCTTCGCCATCAGTCCTCGGGCGACAACATCACCGCGAAGCGCCCCGAGCCGCTTCCGGTCCTGGTGGAGGCCCCGGGCCGCGATCGCGCCGCGGGGCCGGACCGGCAGGCCTAACGCAACGCCCAGAGCGCGACCGCCGCCGCGGCGGCGACGTTCAGCGAATCCACGCCGCCCGCCATCGGGATCGTGACGACGGTGTCGGCCGCGGCCAGGGCCCGACGCGACAGCCCGTCGCCTTCGGCACCCAGAAGCAGCGCGACCTGCGGCGGGCGCGCAGCGGCGAACGCGTCGAGGGCCACCGCGTCGTCGGCGAGCGCGAGGGCGGCCAGGTGCAGCCCGGCATCGTGCAGCAGGTCGCGGCCGGCGCCCCATCCCCCGGCCGCGTCATCGGGAAGGCGGGTCCACGGCACCTGGAAGACCGTCCCCATGCTCACCCGGACGCTCCGACGGTAGAGAGGGTCCGCGCAGCGTTGCGTGACCAGGACGGCGTCCGCACCGAGGCCGGCGGCGGCGCGGAAGGCGGCTCCGACATTGGTGTGGTCGACGATGTCCTCCAGCACCAGCACCAGCCGCGCCCCGGCGACGACCTCGCCGACGGACGGCAGCACCGGCCGGTGCATCGCCGCGAGAGCTCCGCGGTGCACGGCGTAGCCGGTGAGACGCTCGGCCACGTCGTCATCGACCAGGTAGACGGGGGCGTCACCGGCGAGGGGCGCCGTGTCGTCGAGCCACTTCTGCTGCACCAGCACGGATCGTGGCCGATGACCGGCGGCGACGGCGCGGGCGATCACCTTCGACGACTCGGCGATGTAGAGACCGCCCGCCGGCTCCAGCACACGCCGCAGAGCGACGTCGGTGAGGTCGCGGTAGTCCGCGAGACGGTCGTCGGCAGGATCGTCGATGCGCACCACAGGCATCCGTCCATGCTGGCACGCCCCGGACGCCGCGGCGACGGACCAGCGTGTAACCTCCGCGAAAAGCGGGACGCGTAGTCTCGAAGAGGGAGTGTGGGAGGGAGGACGCCATGTCGACGCTGCTGGATCACTCGTTCGAGGCCGGGCCGCACCTCGACCGTCAGGCGGCCGACGCGGTTGAGCGCGCCCTGGACGCCCTGTCCGGGCGGCGGATCGCGGTGCTCACCGGCGCGGGTGTGTCGACGGACTCCGGCATTCCCGACTATCGGGGCAAGGGTGCCCCCACGCGCACCCCGATGACGGCGCAGCAGTTTCTCTCCAGCGCCTCCTCGCGCCGACGCTACTGGGTCGGCAGCCACCTGGGATGGCGGGCTTTCGCCGCCGCGCAGCCGAACGACGGCCATGTCGCCCTCGCCGAGCTGGAGAGCCGGGGCATCGCGAGCGGGGTCATCACCCAGAACGTGGACGGCCTGCACGTGCGCGCGGGCAGCCGCCGTGTCGTCGAACTGCACGGCACGATGCGCCGCGTGCTCTGCACGCACTGCGGGCAGGTGTTCGATCGCCGCGACCTGGCGGCGCGCGTCGAGGCGGACAACCCCTGGATCACGGTGCCGGACGCGGTCGAGCTGGGCCCCGACGGCGACGTCCTCCCCTCTTCCAGCGACGGCTTCGTCGTGCCGGATTGCAGCGTGTGCCACGGGATGCTCAAGCCCGACGTCGTCTTCTTCGGCGAGTACATCCCCGTCGCCAAGTTCACCGAGGCCGAGCAGCTGGTACAGACCAGCGAGGCCCTCGTCATCGCCGGCTCGTCTCTCGTCGTCAACTCCGGCATCCGACTGCTCGAGCGCGCCCGACGTCGCAAGCTCCCGGTCGTGATCGTCAACCGCGGCCAGACACGCGGCGATGCGCGGGCGACGGTCAAGATCGACGCGGGCACGACCGAAGTGCTGCGCGCGTTCGCCCGCGCGCTGCCGGCGGCGCGCTGAACCCACGCCGACCTCGCCTAGGCTCGAAGCGTGACGACCCTCATCCTCGTGCGCCACGGCGAGACGGACTGGAACGCGATGCGACGCATCCAGGGCTCCACCGACATCCCCCTCAACGACACCGGCCGCGCTCAGGCGCGAGAGGTCGCCGAGCGACTTCAGCAGGAGCTCTCGGCGGTCGGGCCCGTGGTCGTCGCCTCGAGCGATCTGTCGCGCGCCGTCGAGACCGCTCGGATCATCGCCGCCACTCTGGCAGTGCCGGCGCCGCGAACCTACCGGCAGCTGCGCGAACGTTCGTACGGCATCGCCGAGGGCGCGAGCGTTGAGGAGTTCCGCGACCGGTGGGGATCGTGGGCCGAGGCAGAGGTGCCGGAGGCGGAGACCTGGCCGCAGGTGCGCCGCCGCGCGCTCGCGGGTCTCCAGCGCGCCGTCCGAGACGCCCGCCGCGACGCCGCACCGCAGGCGCCCACCGTGGTCGTCGTCTCCCACGGCGCCCTCATCCGCGAGGTCATCCGGCACGCGTCTGCCGGTGCGTTCCCGCTCGAGGGCGAGCGTCTGGCCAACGCGTCCACGCATCGCTTCCTCGTGGAGCGCGACCGTCTCAGCGTGCAGTCCTACGCCGCGATCCCGATGACCTGACCTCCGCGCGATCCCTCCGTGGATGCCGCGGCATCACATTCCGCGGGCGAGGAGGGTGCGGGCGTGACGCAGCACCGGTTCGTCGATCATTCGACCACGGAACGCGAAGACGCCACGCTCGCCGACGGCGGCATCCAGCACGTCGCGGGCCCAGGTGAGCGTATCGGGGTCGGGCCGGTAGGCGGCCCGGATCGTCGCGACCTGCGCCGGATGAATGCACGCGGTGGCCCGAAAGCCGCTCGCGGCGGCATCCCGCGCATCCTTCGCCAGCCCCTTCTCGTCGGCGATGTCGAGGTGCACCGCGTCGATCGCCGCGATTCCCGCCGCTCCCGCCGCGAGCAGAAGACGCGAACGGGCGGCACGTGCGACATCGCGGTAGCGCCCCTTCGGCGTGCGACTCGATGTCCCTCCGAGCGAAGCGACGAGGTCCTCCGCGCCCCACATGAGGGCGACGACGTTGTCCTGAGCGGCGATCTTCTCGGCCGCGACGATGCCGCGAGCGGTCTCGCACAGCGCGATGACGTCGAACCGCGGGTCGATGCGGGAGATCGCTTTCGCCGATTCCGCCTTGGCGACCATCACGCGGCGGTAATCGGTCTGCGAGAGCGACGCAAGGTCGGAGACGATCTCGGCGGACCCGAGGGCATTCACTCGGACGATGACGCGCTCGGGGTCGAGCTGTGAGTCGATCAGCGCGACCCTCGCCGCCACCTTGTCGGCGGGTGCGACAGCGTCTTCGAGGTCGAGGATGACGCCATCGGCGCGATCGAGGGCCTTCTCGTAGCGTTCCGGACGATCAGCCGGGCAGAACAGCAGGGCGGGTCCGAGCGTGAAATCGGCGGTCATGTGTTCACGCTACCGGGCCGGTCGCGCGCCCGATCCGAGGCTGGTCAGTCCGAGGGCGCGAGCGATCAGGAGGAGCTGCACCTCGGTGGTCCCCTCGCCGATCTCGAGAATCTTCGCGTCTCGATAGTGACGCGCGACAGGGTACTCGTTCATGAATCCGTTGCCGCCGAAGATCTGCGTCGCATCCCGCGCATTGTCCATCGCCGCCTCCCCCGCCGTGAGCTTGGCCAGCGCGGCAGCGGTCGCGAAGGGCCGTCCGGCATCACGCAGGCGCGCGGCGTGCAGCCACGCCAGGCGCGACAGATGCACGCGCTGCTGCATCCGTGCCAGCAGGAACTGGATCGACTGGCGCGAACCCAGCGGTTCGGCGAACACGATGCGACTGCCGGCGTAGTCCAGCGCCGCTTCCAGACAGCCTTCCGCCGCACCGGTGGCGAGGGCCGCGATCGCGATCCTGCCCTCGTCGAGGATGCTGAGGAAGTTGGCGAAGCCACGGCCGCGCTCGCCGAGCAGGTTCTCCGCCGGAACGCGGGCGCCCGAGAAGCTCAGTGGATGGGTGTCGGACGCGTGCCAGCCCACCTTGTCGTACGACGGCCCGACGGTGAAGCCGGGCGTGCCGGAGGGCACGATGATCGTCGAGATCTCCTTGCGCGCACCGCTCTCACCGGTCACCGCCGTCACGGTCACGAATCGCGTGATGGCCGTGCCCGAGTTCGTGATGAACTGCTTGCTGCCGTCGATGACCCACTCGCCTGCCTCCAGGCGAGCGGTCGTGCGCGTCGCGCCGGCATCCGATCCCGCTTCGGGTTCGGTGAGACCGAAGCCGGCGAGCGCGCGCCCCGCGAGCAGGTCGGGAAGAAGTGCCTCCCGCTGCGCGTCGCTGCCGAATCGGTACACGGGCATGGCACCGAGACTGACGGCGGCCTCCAGCGTGATGGCGATCGACTGGTCGACGCGGGCCAGAGCCTCGATCGCGAGTCCGAGCGTCGCGCAATCGCCACCTTGCCCGCCCACGTCCTCGGGGAAGGGCAGGCCGAACAGCCCCATCTCCCCCATCTCGGAGACGATGTCCAGCGGCAGCGTCCTGGTACGGTCGGCCTCGTACGCCTGCGGCGCGATCCGCTCGTCGGCGAAGGCGCGGACCATGGCCGCCAGTTCGCGCTCCTCGTCGTTCAATCCGTAGTCGTGGGGGTCGAGGATCGCCATGCCATCTCCTTCGATGTCGCGGTCGCGTAACGGCTGACGCGCACGCATGGCGCGCGGACGAGCCAGTGGGTTAGTGTTCGTTAACCCACCAGCTCAGGTTATCGAGGATTAACTGGAATGACAACGCACTCCCGGGCCGCGCGCACCACCCGCGAGCGCGCCAAGGCGGAGCGTGCGGACGCGCTCGTGGAGGCGGCGGCGCGCCTGTTCGCCCAGCACGGGTTCGACGGGGTGAGCCTCGAGGATCTCGGATCCGCCGTCGGGGTCAGCGGCCCGGCCGTCTACCGTCACTTCGACAGCAAGCGCGCGCTCCTCGGCGCGATTCTCCTGCGAGCCAGCACGGACCTGCTCGAGGGCGGACGTCGCGTGACGTCCACCGGGCACGACGCCCGACGCTCCCTGCGCGAACTCGTCGATTTCCACGTCGATTTCGCGGTGCGAAGCGCCGATGTCATCCGCGTGCAGGACCGCGACCTCACGCGGTTGAGCGACCAGGACCGCCGTACCGTGCGGCGGCTGCAGCGCGAGTACGTGGAGCTGTGGGTGGACGTCCTGCGCGCCGTGCACCCGGAGCGCGGCGACACCGACCTGCGCGTGCGGGCTCACGCCGGCTTCGGGCTGATCAACTCCACCCCGTACGTCGTGCGCACGCGCCGGGAAGTGGCGGTGGATGCCGAGACGGACACCCTTCTGCGCAGGCTCCTCTCCGACATGGCTTACGCGGCCCTCGCCACCCCCTGACCCGCGCGACGGCGCGTCACCCGAACAGCAGCGCACGGCCCGGCTCGCGCAGGATGTCACCGACCGTCGTCAGAAAGCGCGATGCCTGCTCGCCGTCGACGAGTCGGTGGTCGAACGACAGGCTCAGCGTCATCACGTCACGCAGCGCGATGTCGCCCTCGTGCTCCCAGGGCCGACGCCGAACCGAGCCCAGCCCGAGAATCCCCGCCTCGCCGGGATTCAGAATGGGCGTACCCGCGTCGATCCCGAAGACGCCGAAGTTGGTGATCGAGAACGTGCCGCCGCTGAGCGCGGCCGGGCTCGTGCGTCCCGCGCGCGCCGTCTGGGCGAGACGGCCGATCTCGTCGGCGAGATCGACCAGACCGAGCCGGTCGGCGTCGGCGACATGCGGGACGATGAGGCCACGCTCGGTCGCAGCCGCGATGCCGAGGTTCACGTAGTGGTACTGCACGATCTCCCCGGCGTCTTCGTCCCACGCCGCATTCAGGGTCGGCTCGACGCGCAACGCGAGACACACGGCTTTCGCGGCCACCGCCATGATGCCGATGCGATGTCCGTCGAGTCGGCGGTCGGCGCGCAGGTTCGCCACGAAGCGCGTGGTCTCGGTGACGTCGACCTCCAGGAAGGTCGTGACGTGAGGCGCTGTGAAGGCGCTGCGCACCATCGCCGCCGCCGTGTGCTTGCGGACGCCGCGGATCGGCACCCGCGTCTCCCGCTCGGCGCCGTCCCGCCCGGTGCCCGCCGGCGACACCCGTCCCGCATCCGCGGGCGACGCACCCGATGCGGCGGGAGTGCGGTCGGCGAGAAAGCGGTCGACGTCTTCGCGTCGGATGATTCCCGTGACTCCGGAGGCCTCGATGAGTGCGAGATCGACGCCGTGCGCACGCGCGTAGGCGCGCACGGGCGGGGTCGAGCGGGGACGCTCGTCACGCACATCGTCTCGCAGCGGTGTCACCGCATCGTGCGGGGCGTCGTGCAGGACCTGCGCGGCGATCATCGGAGTGGCCTCACGATCTTCGTCGGTGCCCGCGAGCACACGAGCGCGGCGTCGGGGGCGCCCCGCCGCGCGTGGCGCCGCGCCGTAACCGACGAGATTCGGCAACGAGGGCTCCGGCTCCACGTGCCCGGCCGGCGCGGACGTCGCCTCGGGCACGTCGCCGGACGGGGAGTCGGCGGCCTCGACCTCGAACGCGATCAGGGGCGACCCCACCTCCACGACGTCACCGGCTGCCGCGTGCAGCGCGCTGACCGTCCCCGCGAAGGGCGAGGGCAGCTCCACGATGGCCTTGGCGGTCTCGACCTCCGCGATGGGCTGGTTCAGATGCACGTCGTCACCTTGGGCGACGAGCCACTGGACGATCTCCGCCTCGGGCAGCCCCTCGCCGAGGTCGGGAAGGAGGAACTCCGCGATCATCGTTCCACCCCCGCCGCCGACGTGAGGCTGTTCGGCCGGTCGAGAACGCGATCGACGGCGTCGAGGATCCGATCGAGGTCGGGCAGGTGGTGCTTTTCCAGCTTGGCCGGCGGATACGGGATGTCATGTCCCGTCACACGCTGCGGGGGTGCTTCGAGATAGTGGAAGCACTGTTCGGTGATGCTGGCGACCACCTCGGCACCGACGCCGGCCTCCCCCGCCGCCTC
The sequence above is a segment of the Microbacterium sp. PM5 genome. Coding sequences within it:
- a CDS encoding CoA ester lyase, whose translation is MTADFTLGPALLFCPADRPERYEKALDRADGVILDLEDAVAPADKVAARVALIDSQLDPERVIVRVNALGSAEIVSDLASLSQTDYRRVMVAKAESAKAISRIDPRFDVIALCETARGIVAAEKIAAQDNVVALMWGAEDLVASLGGTSSRTPKGRYRDVARAARSRLLLAAGAAGIAAIDAVHLDIADEKGLAKDARDAAASGFRATACIHPAQVATIRAAYRPDPDTLTWARDVLDAAVGERGVFAFRGRMIDEPVLRHARTLLARGM
- a CDS encoding DEAD/DEAH box helicase; the encoded protein is MDGTDERGQEHFGSFAAEHLSPAFPQRAPWGTAQNLRAWQAEALEAYFSADGPDGVGSGPRDFLAAATPGAGKTTFALRLASELLRRGIVDRLVVVAPTEHLKTQWADAAARVGIRLDPRFTNRQSAPARHFHGVAVTYAQVAVKASVHQRLTMDARTLVILDEVHHGGDALSWGDALREAYGRATRRLLLSGTPFRSDTAPIPFVEYHPNEKGIRLSRTDYNYGYGRALADGVVRPVLFLVYAGKMRWRTKAGDELEAHLGQDNTKDVTAQAWRTALDPEGDWIPAVLRSADRRLSEVRQDVPDAGGLVIATDQTAARAYAAILREITGEAPTVVLSDDKAASGRIETFGTATTRWMVAVRMVSEGVDVPRLAVGVYATSASTPLFFAQAIGRFVRARRRGESASVFLPNVPVLLTLAGEMERERDHALDREGGDDDGLEDTLLAEAEREDKASDELEQEFSYQALGSVAHFDRVLYDGKEFGQLAVPGTPEEEEFLGLPGLLEPEHVHELLMQRQSRQSRHRRAREAKEGTVATEAVDADGALPPALHRTLREQRQLLNSLVGLYARQSGEPHGAVHAELRRICGGPEVARATVAQLQARIEVLRSRVRS
- a CDS encoding SGNH/GDSL hydrolase family protein; translated protein: MRRNEATPDEHRSPYIPNESTHPWRRMVSIGDSFTEGIGDPIPGTADDHRGWADRVAEVLAAQVDDFAYANLAVRGKLIAQIMADQVEPALALNPDLITFSAGGNDVLRPNGDPDAVAQQFEDAVARLSSQGATLLVFTGVDTEFTPVFRGIRGRVAIYNENIRAIADRYDCIVADQWALKEVQDMRFFDDDRLHYNALGHHEIARMVLRALNVPNDLQPMQPDPLPQLTWREARTNDLVWARTHFVPWVLRRLRHQSSGDNITAKRPEPLPVLVEAPGRDRAAGPDRQA
- a CDS encoding Sir2 family NAD-dependent protein deacetylase — encoded protein: MSTLLDHSFEAGPHLDRQAADAVERALDALSGRRIAVLTGAGVSTDSGIPDYRGKGAPTRTPMTAQQFLSSASSRRRYWVGSHLGWRAFAAAQPNDGHVALAELESRGIASGVITQNVDGLHVRAGSRRVVELHGTMRRVLCTHCGQVFDRRDLAARVEADNPWITVPDAVELGPDGDVLPSSSDGFVVPDCSVCHGMLKPDVVFFGEYIPVAKFTEAEQLVQTSEALVIAGSSLVVNSGIRLLERARRRKLPVVIVNRGQTRGDARATVKIDAGTTEVLRAFARALPAAR
- a CDS encoding acyl-CoA dehydrogenase family protein, translated to MAILDPHDYGLNDEERELAAMVRAFADERIAPQAYEADRTRTLPLDIVSEMGEMGLFGLPFPEDVGGQGGDCATLGLAIEALARVDQSIAITLEAAVSLGAMPVYRFGSDAQREALLPDLLAGRALAGFGLTEPEAGSDAGATRTTARLEAGEWVIDGSKQFITNSGTAITRFVTVTAVTGESGARKEISTIIVPSGTPGFTVGPSYDKVGWHASDTHPLSFSGARVPAENLLGERGRGFANFLSILDEGRIAIAALATGAAEGCLEAALDYAGSRIVFAEPLGSRQSIQFLLARMQQRVHLSRLAWLHAARLRDAGRPFATAAALAKLTAGEAAMDNARDATQIFGGNGFMNEYPVARHYRDAKILEIGEGTTEVQLLLIARALGLTSLGSGARPAR
- a CDS encoding RNA methyltransferase: MPVVRIDDPADDRLADYRDLTDVALRRVLEPAGGLYIAESSKVIARAVAAGHRPRSVLVQQKWLDDTAPLAGDAPVYLVDDDVAERLTGYAVHRGALAAMHRPVLPSVGEVVAGARLVLVLEDIVDHTNVGAAFRAAAGLGADAVLVTQRCADPLYRRSVRVSMGTVFQVPWTRLPDDAAGGWGAGRDLLHDAGLHLAALALADDAVALDAFAAARPPQVALLLGAEGDGLSRRALAAADTVVTIPMAGGVDSLNVAAAAAVALWALR
- a CDS encoding histidine phosphatase family protein; amino-acid sequence: MTTLILVRHGETDWNAMRRIQGSTDIPLNDTGRAQAREVAERLQQELSAVGPVVVASSDLSRAVETARIIAATLAVPAPRTYRQLRERSYGIAEGASVEEFRDRWGSWAEAEVPEAETWPQVRRRALAGLQRAVRDARRDAAPQAPTVVVVSHGALIREVIRHASAGAFPLEGERLANASTHRFLVERDRLSVQSYAAIPMT
- a CDS encoding dihydrolipoamide acetyltransferase family protein, with the translated sequence MIAEFLLPDLGEGLPEAEIVQWLVAQGDDVHLNQPIAEVETAKAIVELPSPFAGTVSALHAAAGDVVEVGSPLIAFEVEAADSPSGDVPEATSAPAGHVEPEPSLPNLVGYGAAPRAAGRPRRRARVLAGTDEDREATPMIAAQVLHDAPHDAVTPLRDDVRDERPRSTPPVRAYARAHGVDLALIEASGVTGIIRREDVDRFLADRTPAASGASPADAGRVSPAGTGRDGAERETRVPIRGVRKHTAAAMVRSAFTAPHVTTFLEVDVTETTRFVANLRADRRLDGHRIGIMAVAAKAVCLALRVEPTLNAAWDEDAGEIVQYHYVNLGIAAATERGLIVPHVADADRLGLVDLADEIGRLAQTARAGRTSPAALSGGTFSITNFGVFGIDAGTPILNPGEAGILGLGSVRRRPWEHEGDIALRDVMTLSLSFDHRLVDGEQASRFLTTVGDILREPGRALLFG
- a CDS encoding VIT1/CCC1 family protein, whose protein sequence is MTTRSEPTSRDRRRWARYLADERAEAQVYRDLAQRREGEEREILLALAEAEGRHEAHWLELLGGEPSRLPSPGIGSVFLGWMARRFGSIFVLALAQNAEGRSPYDSEPFATARMVADEKIHREVVRGLAARGRRRLSGTFRAAVFGANDGLVSNLALVMGIGATGVGAQFVLFSGVAGLLAGALSMGAGEYVSVRSQRELLDATEPSDYADHVLPDLDLDANELALVYRARGLGERDAHERARQIIAAAQAADRSQPYRLHRAAGADHEVVGSALGAAGSSFLFFASGAIIPVLPWIFGLSGLPAVVLALVLVGTALLGTGAMVGLLSGAPPLRRGLRQLAIGFGAAAVTYVLGLLFGVSAG
- a CDS encoding TetR/AcrR family transcriptional regulator — protein: MTTHSRAARTTRERAKAERADALVEAAARLFAQHGFDGVSLEDLGSAVGVSGPAVYRHFDSKRALLGAILLRASTDLLEGGRRVTSTGHDARRSLRELVDFHVDFAVRSADVIRVQDRDLTRLSDQDRRTVRRLQREYVELWVDVLRAVHPERGDTDLRVRAHAGFGLINSTPYVVRTRREVAVDAETDTLLRRLLSDMAYAALATP